The uncultured Fusobacterium sp. genome has a window encoding:
- a CDS encoding sugar ABC transporter permease, whose product MKIKGFDRDQKMLYLILLPFILWYAVFVFKPMYGMVIAFKDYSLFKGIAGSDWIGFQNFKEFLTSPYFYTTLKNTLMLNIYSLLLEFPFAILIALMLNEVKNKYFKSIVQTASFIPYFIAIVVATGITINILSPSTGVINFLLEKLGFERVYFLSKPEFFRGIFTGLNMWKTTGFNAIVYLAALTSINEQLYEAARIDGANKLQQIRHITIPGIIPTIVIMLVLKVGSMLNVAFETVLLLYQPATYETADVISTYVYRTGMLMQDFGLATAVGLFNAIVGFILVYSANKWSKKVTQSSLW is encoded by the coding sequence ATGAAGATAAAAGGGTTTGATAGAGATCAAAAGATGCTTTACTTAATACTTTTACCATTTATACTATGGTATGCAGTATTTGTTTTTAAACCTATGTACGGTATGGTAATAGCTTTTAAAGATTATAGTTTGTTTAAAGGAATAGCAGGAAGTGACTGGATAGGATTTCAAAATTTTAAAGAATTTTTAACAAGTCCATATTTCTATACAACATTAAAAAATACATTGATGTTAAATATCTATAGTTTATTATTAGAGTTTCCATTTGCTATATTAATAGCTTTAATGTTAAATGAAGTTAAGAATAAATATTTTAAATCAATAGTACAAACAGCATCATTTATACCATATTTTATAGCAATAGTTGTAGCAACAGGAATTACAATTAATATTTTATCACCTAGCACAGGAGTAATAAATTTTCTTTTAGAGAAGTTGGGATTTGAAAGAGTATATTTTTTATCAAAACCAGAATTTTTCAGAGGAATATTTACAGGATTAAATATGTGGAAAACAACAGGATTTAATGCAATAGTTTATTTAGCAGCTTTAACATCTATAAATGAGCAACTTTATGAAGCTGCTAGAATAGATGGAGCTAATAAGCTTCAACAAATAAGACATATAACAATACCAGGAATAATTCCTACAATAGTAATAATGTTAGTATTGAAAGTAGGAAGTATGCTGAATGTAGCATTTGAAACAGTATTACTATTATATCAACCAGCAACATATGAAACAGCAGATGTAATCAGTACATATGTATATAGAACAGGTATGTTAATGCAAGACTTTGGATTAGCAACAGCAGTTGGATTATTTAATGCAATAGTTGGATTTATATTAGTATATAGTGCTAATAAGTGGAGTAAAAAAGTTACTCAATCAAGTTTATGGTAA